Within the Miscanthus floridulus cultivar M001 chromosome 2, ASM1932011v1, whole genome shotgun sequence genome, the region TGCGCATGCATTTTTTTTCAACCGTTTTTGTTCATCGTCGAGGAACGGATCCAGAGTGAGACGAGTCCAAGGCCGGTACGCTACTACGACTACGACGAACCAATGGGCGGGACGCCCTACGTGCGTCTAGTATTGACAGGGTACGAGTGGACTCGTCGCCAGGCCATCGGCAATCTTGAGTCTTGACTCTGACTCGATAATTGACGCTTCGCTTATAAATCGTATTTTTTCgatcaacgaataatatttttctttcacgatAAATCAGCAAACAatattttcagtcatggcttatcagtcaaacgaACGAGACATGAGCCGGTCCTGCTTGTCTGTAGGACGCTCCGAGTGAGAATTTGTTGCCGCCCACGTTGCTCCACCGGAGGATTCACGCCGCGGCGGAGGATTCACGTCGTGTGTGCCGCGACCCCTGACCGGTCCGCATGCTATCAGATTTGATTCGGGCCACAGCAGATATCTCTGGTGGATATTTTTCTCCCACGCCAACATAGtggactgtttttttttttgttaagaaCGTGAGTAGATGAATGAAATATAGGTCGTGAGGTCGATCGTGTCCCGGTCGTCTTGGAAAAAATTGAGAGAAGTTAGTTGGTGGAAATGTTATTGGAACCTCAGGATTTGTTCTTAGTGGGGGCGTGCCGAAAGGATAGGTCGAGGTCATTGGACTCATTGGTGCTTAAGCACCGACCCAACAATTGATCGCGTCCCCTCCCTAATTTTCCTCCACGAAATTTGACTCCGCTTTGTGTTGCTGTCACTGTCGTAGTCAGTTGCTGTCATGGTTACATTGCAGCACCTGATGGATTTTTCGGCGTGCAGCTTCAGACTTGTGGTGGGCGAAAGAACTTTTCTAGTGCAGTTTGGCTTTCGTTTCTTTCTACGTTTTAATTTGGGTTTGGATAACAACAAACGTTGGTGCTCGGGTTGAAGGTGTTTGAAGAACGCCATTGTGCACTTCAACCAAATTAGGCGCCGTTTTTTTACCCTGAATCGTGAAATAACGGTTTGATCATCCACTTATCGACAATAACTGTTATTAATCGGCAGGCCTAATAATTGAGCATATAAATTATCTTATAAGTGAAGTCTATTTGACTCCCTTAAACTTGTTCCCCGAGTTTAAGATCACCTTCCATTCCTATACTACAAACTATGCTTCCTTTGACTTTCAAAACTTAGCAAAATACCCTCTTACTATTTCAAAATGGGTTTTCAcacttttgctgatgtggcatgtGAGCCTTACATGTTTCAATTTTTAGCCATGCCATCTtttcgtcctgttcgcttggctgataagccatggctgaaaataccGTTGGTtaatttgttacgagagaaaaataatgttagtTGACTAAAAAAGTACAGCTTGGCAAGCGAATAGGACGTTTATTAATATCTTGTTTCGACCCACAAACAGTGGCCACAACGGCTCAATCGTGCATACACATAACCATTGCTTGCTGCATGTCATATTCCTGTGCTAAATGATGAAGTTTTTCGTTTAAACGAAATCATGAGTTTAGGATCAACAATCCACTGTTCCTTCACCCTCGTTCCAAGACTAGAATAACTGACTGACGACCTAGGAGCTGTTGTTGCAGGCTATGGAGATCGGCAAGGAGCTCGCAAGAAAGCACTTCATCCACCATGTCTTCAGGTCAGTGCACCATCCCCATAGCAGATACTGCACCAAGCATTCAGCTCGCGACCTGCTCATGCAGTGCCATTTTAGCTCACGGGTCCATGATGCCGTGCTGTGTGCAGGGAGAACGGCTTCGAAGACGGGACCCAGAACCTGTACCGCTTCTTGGAGCACGACCCCGCTGTCCCCAAGTACTACAACTTCCGGGGCTCCACCAACGACGGCGAGCCCAAGCCTGCCGCGGCCGCCGGTCAGAGGATGACCAGGATCATGCTCGCTATCCTGGAGGCCTACGCCTCCGATGACCGCCGCCACCTCGACTACAGCCGCATCGCTGCCAGCGAGTAGTTCAGAAGGTAGGCAACACACGCCGTCGCCACCTGCTTACACGTACTTCTTAGAATGTCAGCAAATTACTAACTAACGACCTTGCCTTTCTTTTTGGTGCGTGACTCAGGTACGCGAACCTGGTTGAGGAACTGCAGCGAGCGGACATGACCGCACCCCGGGCTTTTTTTTCTTGGCCTTGGCATGGAAAGGGCCCGTACGCTTTAAAAATCTATCCGTCTAGCAAACATTCTCAGCGTCCGACCTCCTTTCACGTTAAAACCGAGGAGCTAGGTTTACGGGAAcaggctctgagtataactggtcgagCATCAgaaaacctacgccccagcggctacggcgcctctgctcaccagcatgatcagaactGGCTCTCTCGCATCCCGAGCTTTTATGGCCTTAACGACAAAAAGGGTCGGAATtcactaacctttttataaaaAAGGGAAGAAGAACTAAAAACAGTGGGTTCACGGCCGCTCCAGAgcaccctagagtgaggggaTGTTAAGGACGGGCCCGCTAGGGGCCAATACCCAAAGCGCGCGGAGCGCCTCGGGCGTCCCGACCCTCATTtcgagtcttggatgatgcagggtccatggtttttcccgaagaaaggcatcgagccctcgGACCGGTCAAACGGATCCGGGAACTATATAGACCGGCCACCAAGAAtctggagtcagtcaccagctgacctcGAACCGAGCCCCTGCGAAGGGGATGCCggggctccactcgaacaagcccgttaacaactcaccgagcaccatgctcCGTCCAGTGAGGAAAGCACGGCACGGCTCAGACCCTTCGTTCTAGCGAATGGACGCATGAGGGATGACGATCGCAAGACGAACCGACCCCCTGGCCGAACCCCGGGGGCTTGACATCGCAAAAAGACCAAATACGCAGTCGTAGACAGACGACGAGTCACCTCCGGCTGCGGAAACCGAGGGCGGGGTAACGcatgaaacacggccgacccctaccgagcctcaCAAGGCTCAGGACTTCGAGCCGCCCGACCCTAAATCGAGAGACCGGGGTTCAAAGGGCGACCCGTGGAGGATCTGAGGTCGCCTCACGTCAAATAAGAGCCAgtggagaaaacgcagatgaacCCCAGCGGCCTTCACTCGACCCGcctagaagcggacagggtcgtctcaaccttctcgttcgatcctagctCCCAGCCgaacccatagaatccccattgagggggcatctattggaaggcgggttaaggagcagtgga harbors:
- the LOC136536614 gene encoding uncharacterized protein; the protein is MDPLEVGVDGCELNGGGDTEAGNLSISGNSVAAEAMEIGKELARKHFIHHVFRENGFEDGTQNLYRFLEHDPAVPKYYNFRGSTNDGEPKPAAAAGQRMTRIMLAILEAYASDDRRHLDYSRIAASE